The Plasmodium knowlesi strain H genome assembly, chromosome: 14 region ACTAGAGCATCTAATCTGTTGCGAgcacacacaaatggaaaaagaaaaaaaataaaaaaaaaataaagagaatCTGGACGGAGTGAATCCGCAATTATGcagagaaaattttaaaggacTTCTTAGTGCACATCCTAATATAATGGACGCTTTATATATAAGAATAGAATAACCATATTGTAATCGAACCGTATTTTACACGGTTGAACTAGAGCATCTAATCTGTTGCGAACACACACAagtgcaaaaagaaaaaaaaaaaaaagaaaaaaaaaagagaaactgGACGGTGTGAATCCGCAATTATACAAAGAAATTGTTAATGGACCTTTTAATGCACGACCTAATATAATGGAcgctttatatataataatagaATAACCATATTGTAAGCGCACCGTATTTTACACGGTTGAACTAGAGCATTTAATCTGTTGCGAACACACACAagtgcaaaaagaaaaaaaaaaaaaagaaaaaaaaaagagaatctGGACGGAGTGAATCCGCaattatgcaaagaaaattttaatggacttTTTAGTGCACGACCTAATATAATGGACGCTTTATATATAAGAATAGAATAACCATATTGTAAGCGCACCGAATGTTCGGCGCTTCTCTGAAGCCcccataaaaaataagatcCGGAACCTACCACTCCACCGTTCTTTTCCCTTGCGTCTTCGCGCATCCTATGCGTATATTCAATGAATTAATGTTCTTCCACAGAAATATgtcatatatgtgtaattaacATGTTCCCATACATTGTGCACCTATACACTTTACACATATACTTCATACATAAGTAACATCTAAATGACATGTAAGGGAacttataataataatgcacCTATACACTTTACACATATACTTCATACATAAGTAACATATAAATGACATGTGAGGGAGCATATGAATAATATGTAAATTCCAGTAATTCGGGTTTAGGGCAAGTCATATTCTGGAGGAATGCATAAAGAGAAATATGTACCCCAATGAATAAATACAACAGGGATAGGTATGTATGAATATGTTACATGAATttttaacagaaaaagaaaacgtgacaaaaggaaaaaaaaaaaaaaaaaggggataattaaagaaaagaTGTCAGAAGTGGTAAGttgagaaataaaatataaagagAATTATGCTACATATACAATATATCAGaggtatgtatgtgtacaaccatggaaaagaaacataCTCCCCATATCCACTACTTCCCGTAGGATGAATGCTGGAATGGATGGAGTGTAAAATCCCGATATAAAGAACTTGAGGATGCAGGGACGAACGGGGGCAGTTGCCATGGTTGCTATGCCTCTAGGAAAAGCGAATTACAGGCTGCAATGCAACCATATAAGTTATTCGAGAATGTAGTTcagaaaatgatgaatgCCTGGTGTTATGTAAATAAGAAGACCGGAAGTGAAAGATCTAAGTATTGTGACCTCTTTTATTATTGGCTCGGGAATTTAATTCTTAAGACACCGAATAATGATATATCCGTTCTGAAAGTTGCTATGGAGACAATTTACGATAAACTGCagcaatggaaaaaaatggacgaatGCATGAAGTGGCCAAAGgtgaaaagagaagaattcTATAACTTGAAGAGGCTGCACGACTTTGTACAGGATTTTACAAATCTGGACACAAAAATAGGTACGACGGATGAAACATGCTTGAAGGAGTACAAAAATTACCTGGAGGAAGTTTCTCCTACCTATATCAGTACGCAGAGTACATGTCAAGGTAGATGGAAGCAGAATGATCCATACTGTACCGCATGGAAGGAAATGTGGAATACTCAAGGGAGTTTACAAGGGGAGAAATTGAATGAACTCTCATCAAAAGTAAGGAGCAAATTACAGGGATCAGTAACTGGGGAGACCATTTCGCAGGAACAAACAGAATTGTCCAATTCTGCCAAAggtaataaatatatataatccaAAAATATTGAGTGTACCGGAGAACAGGGGAGTGGATAACGTATAAAAGGGAAGTAtgcaccccccccctctggTACACTCAAAAAATCGGAAATGAATATTGCTTTATACATTGGAATcgccttttctttattccttttttacacttaCTAGGTGATACAGGTCCGGAAGTGCGGGAGGATTCGAATAGTTCCCAAATGGGTGCAGAGTCAGCTGCATCAGGAACAGCAGTAAGAGGGCCAGGGGGACAGGGGGAATTTCCATCCAGGGCTGGTCCTGGTCTTGAGGACGAATATAGTGATCACGGAAATACAGTATCTTCCCTTAATGGTACCACTTCCCCAGAAAACAACAACACCAGTACCACCATTCCTACCACGCCCATTATATCCTCAGTAATTCCTCTTGTAGGACTACCTACAATcgcattccttctttacaaGGTACACATAACATTGAATGACACATATTCgttataaatatgtaaagggggagaaaaaatatattaatttctTGTTGGTAGAATACATGTCCAATGTATACAGAATAATCTCAAATATgtacccctcccccccattTTCCCCACCCCTTatatttatccttttctttcctccccctctaAATTCAGTACACTTCCATATTCTCCCCTAAAAATAACTCCACTAACAGGGGGAGAAGGTTTGACcaacaaaatttaaataCATTTATGGATAGTTCGACAGAGAACTCAGCATTACAGTCAACATTAGACCCAACATTATACTCAACATACGACTCAACACGGAGTTCGTCCTACAACTCGACATACGATTCAACGAATTTTTCGGGGGGCAACATAACGGACAGTGCAACAGAGCATTCAGGAGAATACTCAACAACTGTTTCAGGACCTGAATCAACGTACGAGTACAGAGATGGGAATTCTACTATATATAACAGACAACCCAGAAAAGTAAGAACAAATAAGAATACGcagcgaagaaaaaatataggttATCATCGTATGTAACTCCCACAGGGAAgtagaaaaaggggaagatgcAGGAGTTGTTTCCTCactcttttctttatctttttttttttttttttgcttagtTTTCAAGGACACGACCACACTTTTCACATCCCGTACTCCCCTAGGGGGAATCGCGTAGCAAACCCTGACCATTAACATAACCTATGGTATCCAAAAAAATTCCGTACTCACAGCATGTTCTGAAGCCTCTCACATTATAAACATGTGCAGAAATTTTGTTCAATATTTTCGTTTGGACGTACATGTGCGAGTATACACCTCTGcgcacatgtacatttgtCTGTTTTAGTCTttatgaattaatttttgtatTCCTACTAGGTTTTCTTCaattattactttttttttttttttttttccttttttttttttcctttttttttttttcttttttttttttttttttttttttttaattttccttcatttgttttttctaaaaattatGCGTCGTAATTTCGCTTCGCGCGTACATGCAAAAATCCGTTCCAGTTCGCGCAACAGCAACAGATGTCCCGTATTGTTTGCACTTTTCTGCTGCGCGGTGTGCGTGATATGCGCGATACGCGTTGTACAATCGACATGAAACTgtgcaaacatttttttacgtagtttccatttaagtggttcacatttaaaactgcgttcgcacatttaatgtcgttttcatctaaaactgtgcatacattttatgcagttttcattttaactggttgacatttaactgtgttcgcacattttatgcagttttcatctaaaactgtgcaaacacttttttacggagttatcattgtaaccggtttacatttaacgggtttacatttaactggttcatatttaactagttcacatttaaatggtttccatttaaatggtttccatttcattgtgttcgcacattttatgcagttttcatctaaaactgtgcatacacttttttccgtagttatcattttaacgggttcatatttaaaactgtgtttgcagatttaatgcagtttttcatctaaaactgtgcaatacatttttttacggagttatcatttaaaatggtgttcacatttaactggttcccatttaactggttcacatttaattgtgttcacatttaacggtgttcacatttaactgtgttcacatttaactggttgacatttaactggttgacatttaactgtgtttgcacatttaatgcagtttttcatctaaaactgtgcaatacattttttacgtagttatcatttaaagcggtgttcacattttacgcagttatcattttaactggttcacatttaactggttcccatttaaagctgtgtttgcacattttatgcagttttcattttaactggttcccatttaactggttgacatttaactggttcacatttaactggttgacatttaactggttgacatttaactggttgacatttaactggttgacatttaactggttgacatttaactggttgacatttaactggttgacatttaactgtgtttgcacatttaatgcagtttttcatctaaaactgtgcaatacatttttttacggagttatcatttaaaatggtgttcacattttacgtagttttcattttacctggttcacatttaactagttcacatttaactagttgACAtctaactggttcacatttaattgtcttcacatttaattgtgtttgcacattaaatgcagttttcattttaactggttcacatttaaaactgtgtccgcacaatttttttttacgcagttttcatttaGAATGGTGTTCACATTAACTGTCCTCAtgtttaactggttgacatttaactggtttacatttaactggttcccatttaaatggttccTATTTAAacggttcacatttaattgtgttcgcacattttatgcagtttttcatctaaaactgtgcatacatttttttacggagttatcattctaactggttcacatttaacgatgtttacatttaactgtcttcacatttaactagttcacatttaactggttgacatttaactggttcccatttaaatggttcccatttaacactgtgttcgcacatttagcgcagtttttcatctaaaactctgcatacatttttctacggagttatcatttaaaacgatgttcgcacattttacgtaattatcattttaactagtttccatttaaatggttcaGATATaactggtttacatttaattgtgctcatacatttttttatatgcagttttcatctaaaactgtgcaatacattttttacggagttatcattttaactggtccacatttaactggttcacattgaCCTAGttaacatttaactgtgtttgcacattttatgcagttttcatctaaaactgtgttcatacacttttttacggagttatcactcaaaatggtgttcacttttaactgtgttcacatttaactggttcacatttaattgtgttcacatttaacggtgttcacatttaactgtgttcacactttactgtgttcgcacatattatgcagttttcatttaactgtgttcgcatatttaattgtgttcgtacattttttttttacgaagttttcatctaaaactgtgcatacacttctttacggagttatcattttaactggtgttcacatttaactggttgacatttaaaaatgtgtttgcacattttatgcagttttcatctactGAAACTGTCAACACAATTcagagttttcattttacgcagttttcatctaaaactgtgcaaacaTTCTTTACGTAGTTTCCAATTAAGTGGTTCATACTTAATTGTGTtagcacatttaatgcagtttttcatctaaaactgtgcatacattttttacggagttatcatttaaaactgtgtatacacttttttacggaattatcatttaaagcggtgttcacattttatgtagttatcattttaactggttcacatttaaaactgtgttcgcacattttatgcagttttcattttaactggttcacatttaactgtgttcacatttaactgtgttcacatttaactgtgttcacatttaactgtgttcacatttaactggtttacattttaactggttcacatttaaaactgtgttcgcacattttatgcagttatcattttaactggttcacatttaatggtattcgcacattttatgcagtttttcatctgaaactgtgcaatacatttttcacggagttatcattctaactggtttacatttaactggttcacatttaaaactgtgttcgcacatttaatgcagttttcatctaaaattGTCAACAGAATTcagagttttcattttacgcagtttttcatctaaaactgtgcaatacatttttttacgtagtttCCAATTAAGTGGTTCATActtaattgtgttcgcacatttaatgcagtttttcatctaaaactgtgcatacattttttacggagttatcatttaaaactgtgtatacacttttttacggaattatcatttaaagcggtgttcacattttatgtagttatcattttaactggttcacatttaaaactgtgttcgcacattttatgcagttttcattttaactggttcacatttaactgtgttcacatttacctggtttacattttaactggttcacatttaaaactgtgttcgcacattttatgcagttatcattttaactggttcacatttaatggtattcgcacattttatgcagtttttcatctgaaactgtgcaatacatttttcacggagttatcattctaactggtttacatttaactg contains the following coding sequences:
- a CDS encoding KIR protein, translated to MSEVDECWNGWSVKSRYKELEDAGTNGGSCHGCYASRKSELQAAMQPYKLFENVVQKMMNAWCYVNKKTGSERSKYCDLFYYWLGNLILKTPNNDISVLKVAMETIYDKLQQWKKMDECMKWPKVKREEFYNLKRLHDFVQDFTNLDTKIGTTDETCLKEYKNYLEEVSPTYISTQSTCQGRWKQNDPYCTAWKEMWNTQGSLQGEKLNELSSKVRSKLQGSVTGETISQEQTELSNSAKGDTGPEVREDSNSSQMGAESAASGTAVRGPGGQGEFPSRAGPGLEDEYSDHGNTVSSLNGTTSPENNNTSTTIPTTPIISSVIPLVGLPTIAFLLYKYTSIFSPKNNSTNRGRRFDQQNLNTFMDSSTENSALQSTLDPTLYSTYDSTRSSSYNSTYDSTNFSGGNITDSATEHSGEYSTTVSGPESTYEYRDGNSTIYNRQPRKVRTNKNTQRRKNIGYHRM